From Rudanella lutea DSM 19387, a single genomic window includes:
- a CDS encoding DUF6766 family protein yields the protein MKRFLHENGLSLVLSLITVLTLVGQILVGWHTFNEELADYGRAPLTLMVYVSSGHCIEAIFENWESEFLQMGLYVLLTASLFQKGSSESKSLDEPEAVDREPSAARPGAPWPVRQGGWVLTLYKNSLSLAFLLLFVISFFLHALGGVEQYNTEQSLAGQPERLTLWAFLGTSEFWFQSLQNWQSEFLSVLSIVVLSIFLRQKGSPESKPVDAPNAETGK from the coding sequence ATGAAGCGGTTTCTGCACGAAAATGGCCTGTCACTGGTCTTGTCGCTCATCACCGTCCTGACGTTGGTGGGGCAGATTCTGGTGGGTTGGCATACGTTTAATGAGGAATTGGCCGACTACGGCCGGGCTCCGCTGACATTGATGGTCTACGTTAGCAGTGGGCATTGTATCGAAGCCATTTTTGAAAACTGGGAAAGCGAGTTTTTGCAAATGGGCTTATACGTGTTGCTGACGGCCTCGCTTTTCCAGAAAGGCTCCTCAGAGTCCAAGAGCCTCGACGAACCCGAGGCCGTTGACCGGGAACCATCGGCCGCGCGGCCGGGCGCACCCTGGCCGGTTCGGCAGGGCGGCTGGGTGCTGACGCTGTACAAAAATTCGCTCAGTCTGGCGTTTCTGCTCTTGTTTGTGATTTCGTTTTTCCTCCATGCCCTTGGCGGAGTTGAGCAATACAATACCGAGCAAAGTCTGGCTGGGCAGCCCGAACGGCTGACCCTATGGGCGTTTTTGGGGACGAGTGAGTTCTGGTTTCAGTCGTTGCAAAACTGGCAAAGCGAATTTTTGTCGGTTTTGTCGATTGTAGTTTTGTCGATTTTTCTGCGGCAGAAAGGCTCACCCGAATCCAAGCCGGTTGATGCGCCGAACGCCGAAACGGGTAAATAA
- a CDS encoding AI-2E family transporter has product MDKKRGRTLVESHRRAAYEVAESDYRSAAPKACGHPVAIITPNTTMKALSLSQVNTRLAFAVLGIGILYLGRPFLVPLAFAGILSLLFMPVSNWLERRGIGRIWATLLCVLLFLMLIGLFVGVIYAQAASFSKDWPQIQTKLTTGIEQAQAWIQQQFGVSRQRQLQALKEGVSKLSSASSGSLTAVFGGLSGFLTGLVLVVLYLFFLLWKREKYKAFVLKLAAPENRPAVNDALSQISSVSAQYLSGRLVSMGFLALFYSIGLSIVGVENAILMSLVAVIPTLIPYIGAFVGGAFPLFMALVSGSPDMLLPTLVVLVSAQVIDNNIIEPLVMGAQLDLSPIFTIIAIVLGELIWGVPGMILFEPLFAVIRIVCAHIPTLHPYAFLLENEVEEPGWVKAVKKKIG; this is encoded by the coding sequence TTGGATAAAAAAAGGGGCCGTACGCTGGTCGAGTCTCACCGTCGGGCGGCCTATGAGGTTGCAGAGTCAGATTACCGGAGCGCGGCTCCTAAGGCCTGTGGCCACCCGGTAGCGATTATCACCCCCAACACTACCATGAAAGCACTTTCGTTGAGTCAGGTAAATACCCGGCTGGCCTTTGCCGTATTAGGAATCGGTATTTTGTATCTCGGTCGGCCGTTTCTGGTGCCATTGGCCTTTGCTGGTATTCTGTCGTTACTTTTTATGCCGGTAAGCAACTGGCTTGAGCGCCGGGGCATCGGCCGAATCTGGGCCACACTGTTGTGCGTACTTCTGTTTCTGATGCTGATTGGCCTTTTTGTGGGCGTTATCTACGCGCAGGCCGCCAGTTTCTCAAAAGACTGGCCGCAGATTCAAACCAAACTAACCACCGGTATTGAGCAGGCGCAAGCCTGGATTCAGCAGCAGTTTGGCGTGAGCCGGCAACGGCAGTTGCAAGCCCTCAAAGAAGGGGTCTCCAAGCTATCGAGTGCATCGAGCGGCTCGCTGACGGCGGTTTTTGGTGGTTTGTCGGGGTTCCTGACGGGGCTGGTATTGGTCGTGTTGTACCTCTTTTTTCTGCTTTGGAAGCGCGAGAAATACAAAGCGTTTGTCCTGAAACTGGCCGCGCCCGAAAACCGACCGGCTGTCAACGATGCCCTGAGTCAGATCAGCAGTGTGTCGGCGCAGTACCTGAGCGGCCGTCTGGTTTCCATGGGGTTTCTGGCCCTATTCTACAGCATCGGACTTTCCATTGTCGGCGTCGAGAACGCTATTCTGATGAGTCTGGTGGCTGTGATTCCCACGCTTATTCCGTACATCGGGGCGTTTGTCGGCGGAGCTTTTCCGTTGTTTATGGCGTTGGTGAGTGGCTCGCCCGATATGCTCCTGCCTACGCTCGTAGTGCTCGTGTCGGCGCAGGTCATCGACAACAACATCATCGAACCGCTCGTGATGGGCGCACAGCTCGATCTGAGCCCTATCTTCACCATTATCGCCATTGTGCTGGGTGAACTCATCTGGGGGGTGCCGGGCATGATTCTGTTTGAACCCCTGTTTGCGGTAATCCGGATCGTATGCGCGCACATTCCGACCTTGCACCCGTACGCGTTTCTGCTCGAAAATGAGGTCGAAGAGCCGGGCTGGGTAAAGGCGGTCAAGAAAAAAATAGGCTAA
- a CDS encoding membrane lipoprotein lipid attachment site-containing protein yields the protein MKKSFLILSLTAVLAGCGRSETAQTDTASTTAADSVTAAAAPAKPENCKSVVEPAKLGKADEYQESGKDLKVALTLNQADNTTPGPDGCYFNNSVDVTATRKSGKPVFRRTLVKEDLGYFSESDSVIEKGVLQSVQYKPTFNSQKYVSLTMRLRDPETDKTTDFTVYMNYNGEILRVK from the coding sequence ATGAAAAAAAGCTTCCTTATTCTGAGCCTGACGGCCGTGCTCGCCGGCTGTGGCCGTTCTGAAACCGCCCAAACCGATACGGCATCGACTACCGCGGCCGACTCTGTGACGGCAGCCGCAGCCCCGGCTAAACCCGAAAACTGTAAATCGGTTGTTGAGCCGGCCAAACTGGGCAAAGCCGACGAATATCAGGAGTCAGGGAAAGACCTGAAAGTAGCGTTGACGCTCAATCAGGCCGATAACACAACGCCCGGCCCCGATGGATGTTATTTCAATAACTCGGTGGATGTGACGGCCACCCGCAAATCGGGCAAGCCGGTTTTTCGGCGTACGCTGGTTAAAGAAGATTTGGGGTACTTCTCGGAGAGCGATTCGGTGATTGAAAAAGGAGTGCTGCAATCGGTGCAGTATAAACCGACCTTCAACAGCCAGAAGTACGTTAGCCTGACCATGCGCCTGCGTGACCCCGAAACGGACAAAACCACCGACTTCACGGTGTACATGAACTACAACGGCGAAATTCTACGGGTAAAATAA
- a CDS encoding TonB-dependent receptor, protein MKHLLPILGLLLAPLLAVAQPTQTLRGRVVDRESKYPLFGATVQLLDKANKPTTGTTVDTLGRFRLPNVPVGRQTVLVTLIGYKNALLNNIVVDAGRETILDVELDEAINELATVTVKAQRTGDAKNEMALVSARQFTVDEADRYAGSRGEPARMASNFAGVQGADDSRNDIVIRGNSPSGVLWRVEGISIPNPNHFAIPGTSGGPVSIIRNNTLANSDFFTGAFPAEFGNGIAGVFDLKLRNGNNERHQRSLQFGFLGTEAMAEGPLSRKSGASYLVTYRYANLWLFNKIGIDIGTQAVPTYQDASFRFSFPLKGRDGAPGGRLSFWGFGGTSTVDILVSEQSVSDRNIFGQNDRDQYYTSRMFVSGLTFEKPLSRKTFLKATVAASGTVQDANHNYLFLRNGPDGKPAVQNDRFVIDRIAPILDYRFADTKASVSLALTHKFNARSSLKAGLNADTYFFNLYDSVRVVVTRPGVVPELQPWQPRWDTRTRALLLQPFVQWRTNLTEKLTLSAGLTSTIFTLNKHSVSPVEPRAGLVYELPNRQKLSVAVGLHSQMMPTYAYFYQTPDLTSSFRPTPMSELNREVGLTKSWHYVAAYDRLLGRNVRMKLEAYYQYLFNVPVEVGRTSFSILNTGAGFSRVFPQKLYNGGTGRNYGVELTLEKFFSDSYYFLVTGSLFDARYRGSDGVLRNTDFNGRYAFNALVAKEFTFERGQGKRNSLNVGAKYTAVGGRWYGPVDEAASQLAQEILFKDATRNTLQFAPYRRFDIKVDYKMNRMNARGGRLTHTIAVDLVNILGIENLLSLSYAPQPDGSFIKQEYQLGFLPVFYYRIDF, encoded by the coding sequence ATGAAACACCTGCTACCTATTTTGGGGTTGCTGCTTGCTCCGTTGCTTGCCGTAGCCCAACCCACCCAAACCCTGCGCGGTCGGGTGGTTGACCGGGAATCGAAGTATCCCTTGTTCGGCGCGACGGTTCAACTGCTCGACAAGGCCAACAAACCCACAACCGGCACTACGGTCGATACGCTCGGGCGGTTTCGGCTGCCTAATGTGCCGGTTGGTCGGCAAACGGTGCTCGTCACGCTCATCGGCTACAAAAATGCCTTGTTGAACAACATTGTGGTGGATGCTGGCCGCGAAACTATTCTGGATGTGGAGCTCGATGAAGCCATCAATGAACTGGCCACTGTGACCGTAAAGGCGCAGCGTACGGGCGACGCCAAGAACGAGATGGCCCTGGTGTCGGCCCGGCAGTTTACCGTCGACGAGGCCGACCGGTACGCGGGCAGCCGGGGCGAACCCGCCCGGATGGCTTCGAACTTTGCCGGGGTGCAGGGCGCCGACGATTCGCGCAACGACATCGTGATTCGGGGAAACTCGCCCAGCGGGGTGCTCTGGCGCGTAGAGGGCATCAGTATTCCGAACCCCAATCACTTTGCCATACCGGGTACGTCGGGCGGGCCGGTGAGCATTATCCGCAACAACACCCTCGCCAACTCCGACTTTTTTACGGGGGCTTTTCCGGCCGAATTTGGCAACGGTATTGCTGGGGTATTTGACCTGAAGCTGCGCAACGGTAACAACGAGCGGCATCAGCGGTCGCTTCAGTTTGGGTTTCTCGGAACCGAAGCCATGGCCGAGGGGCCACTCTCGCGCAAATCGGGGGCGTCGTATCTGGTCACGTACCGGTACGCCAACCTGTGGTTATTCAACAAAATAGGTATCGATATTGGCACGCAGGCTGTCCCGACGTATCAGGATGCGTCGTTTCGGTTTAGTTTTCCGCTCAAAGGACGCGACGGTGCCCCCGGCGGGCGGCTCTCGTTCTGGGGCTTTGGCGGGACCAGTACGGTCGATATTCTGGTCAGTGAACAGTCGGTATCGGATCGGAACATATTTGGCCAGAACGACCGCGATCAGTACTACACCTCGCGCATGTTTGTGTCGGGCCTGACCTTCGAGAAGCCGCTCAGTCGTAAAACCTTCCTTAAAGCCACGGTAGCCGCGTCGGGTACGGTGCAGGATGCCAACCACAATTATCTGTTTTTGCGGAACGGGCCGGATGGGAAGCCCGCCGTGCAGAACGACCGTTTTGTGATCGACCGGATTGCCCCCATTCTCGATTATCGCTTTGCTGACACTAAGGCGTCGGTTTCGCTTGCATTGACGCACAAATTCAACGCCCGCAGCTCGCTCAAGGCGGGTCTGAACGCCGATACGTACTTTTTCAACCTTTACGACAGCGTTCGGGTGGTCGTTACCCGGCCGGGTGTGGTGCCCGAGTTACAGCCCTGGCAACCCCGCTGGGATACCCGCACTAGGGCCCTGCTGTTGCAACCGTTTGTGCAGTGGCGCACCAACCTGACCGAAAAGCTGACCCTCAGCGCTGGGCTGACAAGCACTATTTTCACCCTGAACAAACACAGTGTATCGCCCGTGGAGCCCCGCGCCGGGCTGGTGTACGAGTTGCCCAATCGCCAGAAACTGAGCGTGGCTGTGGGCCTGCATAGCCAGATGATGCCGACCTACGCGTATTTCTACCAGACGCCCGACCTTACGTCGTCGTTCAGACCTACGCCGATGAGCGAGCTGAACCGTGAGGTGGGGCTCACCAAAAGCTGGCATTACGTGGCTGCTTACGACCGCCTGCTGGGCCGCAACGTGCGGATGAAACTGGAGGCTTATTACCAGTATTTGTTCAACGTACCGGTGGAGGTAGGCCGCACGTCGTTTTCGATTCTCAACACGGGGGCAGGGTTCTCACGGGTGTTCCCGCAGAAACTCTACAACGGCGGTACGGGTCGGAACTACGGGGTAGAGCTGACGCTCGAAAAATTCTTTAGCGATAGTTATTATTTTCTCGTAACGGGCTCGCTGTTCGATGCCCGCTACCGGGGCTCCGATGGGGTGTTGCGGAATACTGATTTTAATGGTCGGTACGCTTTCAATGCGCTGGTAGCCAAAGAGTTTACGTTTGAGCGGGGGCAGGGTAAGCGGAATAGCCTGAATGTGGGCGCCAAGTACACGGCAGTAGGGGGGCGTTGGTACGGCCCGGTCGACGAGGCCGCGTCGCAATTGGCGCAGGAGATCCTGTTCAAGGATGCGACCCGCAATACCCTTCAGTTTGCGCCGTATCGCCGGTTTGATATAAAGGTTGATTACAAAATGAACCGAATGAACGCCCGGGGAGGCCGTCTGACGCACACCATTGCCGTTGACCTGGTGAACATTCTGGGCATTGAGAATTTACTGTCGCTCAGCTACGCGCCCCAACCCGATGGGTCGTTTATCAAGCAGGAGTATCAGTTGGGCTTTCTGCCCGTGTTTTACTACCGAATCGATTTTTAG
- a CDS encoding DEAD/DEAH box helicase produces MNYQQATPIQQMAIPKIIEGKDLIACAQTGTGKTAAYLIPLLDKISHAGHQHTSTLILVPTRELAKQIDEQVEGFAYFVSATSIALYGGGKGENWDQQRNALTTGADIIIATPGRLMAHMQLGYVKFDQLNYLVLDEADKMLDMGFADDILKIVRELPKNRQTLMFSATMPGKIREFAKKLLTNPDEITLAVSKPAEKIDQQFYLAKDHQKLPLLMHLIQQANAQSMVLFTSRKSEVNPIVRALTKLGYEAHGISSDIEQDEREKVLRGFKNKQFPILVATDVLSRGIDIDSLSHVVNYDVPRDAEDYVHRIGRTARAENTGTAITFVNEMDMQRVRKIERLLDKKIEKRAITEELGLGPAPSENGGDRPADRGRNDRSKTGKRPERDRRPERSNTPRAEGPRPESQASSDTPRPKNRNRKRGGRDGKPGTPRPEGAVAPQPGGAVEGEAVANPTVGAAEGEAKKPRRRNRNRGRKPSPQGEGTPAQPTVEA; encoded by the coding sequence ATGAATTACCAGCAGGCCACGCCCATTCAGCAGATGGCCATTCCCAAGATCATCGAGGGTAAAGACCTGATCGCCTGCGCACAAACCGGTACCGGCAAAACAGCCGCTTACCTGATTCCGCTGCTCGACAAGATCTCGCATGCCGGGCATCAGCACACCAGCACCCTGATTCTGGTTCCTACCCGTGAACTGGCCAAGCAGATCGACGAGCAGGTTGAGGGGTTTGCCTACTTTGTATCAGCCACGAGTATTGCGCTCTACGGCGGTGGTAAAGGCGAAAACTGGGATCAGCAACGCAATGCCCTCACCACCGGTGCCGATATTATCATTGCCACACCGGGCCGGCTGATGGCACACATGCAGCTGGGCTACGTGAAGTTCGATCAGCTCAATTATCTGGTGCTCGACGAAGCCGACAAAATGCTCGATATGGGCTTTGCCGACGATATTCTGAAAATTGTACGGGAACTGCCCAAAAACCGGCAAACGCTCATGTTTTCGGCCACAATGCCCGGCAAAATCCGGGAGTTTGCCAAGAAGTTGCTCACCAATCCCGATGAGATTACGCTGGCGGTTTCCAAACCAGCCGAAAAAATTGATCAGCAGTTTTATCTGGCCAAAGATCACCAGAAGTTGCCGCTGCTCATGCACCTCATTCAGCAGGCCAACGCCCAAAGCATGGTGTTGTTTACCTCGCGCAAATCGGAGGTGAACCCCATTGTACGTGCGCTGACGAAACTGGGCTACGAAGCCCACGGAATCTCGTCGGACATTGAGCAGGACGAGCGCGAGAAGGTCTTACGGGGCTTCAAAAACAAGCAATTCCCGATTCTGGTGGCTACGGATGTACTCTCACGCGGTATTGACATCGACAGCCTGAGTCACGTAGTCAACTACGATGTACCGCGCGATGCCGAAGACTACGTGCACCGGATTGGCCGCACGGCCCGCGCCGAAAATACCGGTACCGCCATCACGTTTGTCAATGAGATGGACATGCAGCGGGTGCGGAAAATTGAGCGGCTGCTCGACAAAAAAATTGAAAAGCGGGCCATTACCGAAGAACTGGGCCTTGGTCCCGCGCCTTCAGAAAATGGGGGCGACCGACCCGCCGACCGCGGCCGCAACGACCGATCAAAAACGGGCAAACGACCCGAACGCGACCGCCGGCCTGAGCGCTCCAATACGCCCCGTGCCGAAGGCCCCCGCCCCGAATCACAAGCCAGTTCGGATACTCCTCGCCCGAAAAACCGCAACCGTAAGCGCGGTGGCCGGGATGGCAAACCGGGCACACCCCGCCCCGAGGGTGCTGTTGCCCCCCAGCCGGGCGGAGCAGTTGAGGGCGAAGCTGTAGCTAACCCAACCGTTGGAGCAGCCGAAGGAGAGGCCAAAAAGCCCCGTCGGCGCAACCGAAACCGCGGTCGCAAGCCCAGCCCACAAGGCGAAGGTACACCCGCACAACCAACCGTTGAAGCGTAA
- a CDS encoding bleomycin resistance protein, which yields MRDKQVTQAFYVNQLGFTVSGDYPDYLILYRDEVEIHFFHFPDLDPHQNYGQVYIRTSHIDAVYQSLVQNGTPIHPGGELALKPWQQKEFSVIDPDHNLLTFGQAL from the coding sequence ATGCGCGACAAACAGGTCACGCAAGCGTTTTACGTAAACCAACTGGGCTTTACGGTGAGTGGCGACTACCCCGATTACCTGATACTGTACCGGGATGAGGTGGAAATTCACTTTTTCCATTTCCCTGACCTTGACCCGCATCAGAACTATGGGCAGGTTTACATCCGCACGAGCCATATCGATGCGGTTTATCAGTCGCTGGTGCAAAACGGAACCCCGATTCACCCCGGCGGTGAACTGGCCCTAAAACCGTGGCAGCAAAAAGAGTTTTCGGTAATTGACCCCGATCATAACCTGCTTACATTCGGGCAAGCCTTGTAA
- a CDS encoding carbohydrate binding family 9 domain-containing protein, whose product MNRLLLLVCLSWLSLSAWGQKKNDAFQYHISRATSPIRIDGAADEAAWQSAQLATDFYMVLPMDTSRARIRTEVRMAYDDNNLYMVAICYHPENQPYVVESLRRDWNFGKNDNFLLFLDTFDDQTNGFSFGANAVGAQWDGLMFEGAKINTSWDNKWYSVVRNYPDRYVFEAAIPFKTIRYKKGVTRWGVNFSRQDLTSTEKSSWTPIPRQFPTASLAYTGTLVWDQAPPQAGPNISVIPYVLASTARDFSRPDRPAPEATVGGDAKVALTSSLNLDLTVNPDFSQVEVDRQVTNLDRFELFFPERRQFFLENGDLFANFGYNNIRPFFSRRIGLGVPIRYGARLSGKLNKDWRIGVMHMQTGEVEDVNLPRQNFTVAALQRRVAARSNVGLLMINKQSMNYEPRENFPTYSQYNRNLGLEYNLASANNLWTGKALYLKSFSPNSRPDNGVMAGNLQYNNRKWLINGQYEYVGTNYNPEVGYVPRRGYQKFNAQIGYLFFPKGGSILSHGPQLNTTVFMNTRLDRQLDNEHYILYGLQFRNKSTFAGWVASNFVRLLADLDPTNSGKARLGTGTLHYWRAWGTEFVSRPQSMFTYGFSTRYGGFYDGGTRLNITTDMAYRIQPYASLALTSSYNRIDLPNLSGLTTFWLVGPRLDLTMTNSLFVTAFMQYNEQAKNVNLNTRLQWRYKPASDLFIVYTDNYLPENFRVKSRALVFKLTYWWNV is encoded by the coding sequence GTGAATCGTTTACTGCTACTGGTGTGCCTGAGCTGGCTGTCGTTGTCGGCTTGGGGTCAAAAAAAGAACGACGCCTTCCAGTACCATATTTCCCGGGCCACTTCGCCGATTCGGATCGACGGGGCCGCCGACGAAGCCGCCTGGCAGAGTGCACAGCTTGCTACTGACTTTTACATGGTGCTTCCGATGGACACCAGCCGGGCTCGCATCCGCACTGAGGTTCGGATGGCCTACGACGACAACAACCTGTACATGGTGGCTATTTGCTACCATCCCGAAAATCAGCCCTACGTGGTCGAATCGCTCCGGCGCGACTGGAATTTTGGGAAAAACGATAACTTTCTTCTCTTTCTTGACACGTTCGACGATCAGACCAACGGGTTCAGTTTTGGGGCCAACGCCGTGGGCGCACAGTGGGACGGTTTGATGTTTGAAGGGGCCAAAATAAACACCAGCTGGGACAACAAGTGGTACTCGGTGGTACGCAACTACCCCGACCGATACGTGTTCGAAGCCGCCATTCCGTTCAAAACCATCCGGTACAAAAAAGGGGTTACCCGCTGGGGGGTCAACTTTAGCCGCCAGGACCTGACGAGCACCGAAAAATCGTCGTGGACGCCCATTCCCCGGCAGTTTCCAACGGCCTCGCTCGCGTACACAGGCACACTCGTGTGGGATCAGGCGCCCCCACAGGCAGGCCCAAATATTTCGGTGATTCCCTACGTATTGGCCTCTACCGCCCGCGATTTTTCCCGGCCCGACCGACCGGCCCCAGAAGCTACCGTGGGGGGCGACGCCAAAGTGGCTCTGACCTCGTCGCTCAATCTGGACCTGACCGTCAACCCCGACTTTTCGCAGGTTGAGGTCGACCGGCAGGTGACTAACCTCGACCGATTCGAGCTGTTTTTCCCCGAACGGCGACAGTTTTTCCTTGAAAACGGTGACCTCTTTGCCAACTTCGGCTATAATAATATCCGGCCATTTTTCAGCCGTCGGATCGGGCTGGGCGTACCTATCCGGTACGGTGCCCGCCTGAGTGGCAAGCTGAATAAAGACTGGCGGATTGGCGTCATGCACATGCAGACAGGTGAGGTAGAGGACGTGAACCTGCCCCGGCAGAACTTCACGGTAGCCGCTCTGCAACGGCGTGTAGCCGCCCGCTCCAACGTGGGGCTGCTGATGATCAATAAGCAGTCGATGAATTACGAGCCCCGCGAAAATTTTCCGACGTATTCGCAGTACAACCGCAACTTGGGTCTGGAGTACAACTTGGCGTCGGCCAACAACCTCTGGACGGGTAAGGCCCTGTACCTGAAATCGTTTTCGCCCAATAGCCGCCCCGACAACGGGGTGATGGCCGGTAACCTGCAATACAACAACCGCAAGTGGCTGATCAACGGGCAGTACGAGTACGTAGGTACTAACTATAACCCCGAAGTGGGGTATGTACCCCGGCGTGGCTACCAGAAGTTCAATGCCCAGATTGGCTATCTGTTTTTCCCGAAAGGAGGCAGTATTCTGAGTCACGGTCCGCAGCTAAACACGACCGTGTTTATGAACACCAGGCTCGACCGGCAACTCGACAATGAACACTATATTCTGTACGGACTGCAATTCCGTAACAAAAGTACTTTTGCGGGTTGGGTTGCTTCCAATTTTGTGCGGCTGCTGGCCGACCTCGACCCCACCAATAGCGGGAAAGCCAGGTTAGGTACTGGTACGCTGCATTACTGGCGCGCCTGGGGCACCGAGTTTGTATCGCGGCCGCAAAGTATGTTTACCTACGGTTTCTCAACCCGGTACGGCGGCTTTTACGACGGCGGCACCCGCCTGAACATCACCACCGATATGGCCTATCGGATTCAGCCCTACGCCAGCCTCGCCCTCACCTCCAGCTACAACCGCATTGATCTACCCAACCTCTCGGGCCTGACGACCTTCTGGCTGGTAGGCCCCCGGCTCGATCTGACCATGACCAATTCGCTCTTTGTCACGGCGTTTATGCAGTACAACGAGCAGGCAAAAAACGTGAATCTGAATACCCGTTTACAATGGCGTTACAAGCCCGCGTCTGACTTATTCATTGTGTACACAGACAACTACCTACCCGAAAATTTCCGGGTCAAAAGTCGGGCACTCGTGTTTAAGTTGACGTACTGGTGGAATGTATAA